One Prinia subflava isolate CZ2003 ecotype Zambia chromosome 9, Cam_Psub_1.2, whole genome shotgun sequence DNA segment encodes these proteins:
- the LBX1 gene encoding transcription factor LBX1: MTSKEEPKPSSGEERRRSPLDHLPPPANSNKPLTPFSIEDILNKPSVRRSYTLCGTAHLLSAAEKHPPAGLPLSGRALLSQTSPLCALEELASKTFKGLEVSVLQAAEGRDGMTIFGQRQTPKKRRKSRTAFTNHQIYELEKRFLYQKYLSPADRDQIAQQLGLTNAQVITWFQNRRAKLKRDLEEMKADVESAKKLGPNPAVDIVALAELEPSAEGRGKARPGSPPPPPAAAREPGAPPPPRPASPPTERPRSRRDSEEEEEEEEEDVEIDVDD; the protein is encoded by the exons ATGACTTCCAAAGAAGAACCCAAGCCCTCCTCGGGGGAAGAACGGCGACGGAGCCCCTTGGATCACCTCCCACCGCCCGCCAACTCCAACAAGCCCCTCACACCCTTCAGCATCGAGGACATCCTCAACAAGCCCTCGGTGCGGAGGAGTTACACCCTCTGCGGAACGGCCCACCTCCTCTCCGCCGCCGAGAAGCACCCCCCGGCCGGGCTGCCCCTGTCCGGCCGGGCGCTGCTCTCCCAGACCTCGCCCCTCTGCGCCCTGGAAGAGCTGGCCAGCAAGACCTTCAAGGGGCTGGAAGTCAGCGTGCTGCAGGCGGCAGAAG GCCGGGACGGGATGACCATCTTCGGGCAGCGGCAAACGCCGAAGAAGCGTCGGAAGTCGCGGACGGCCTTCACCAACCACCAGATCTACGAGCTGGAGAAACGATTCCTCTACCAAAAATACCTGTCGCCGGCGGACCGGGACCAGATCGCCCAGCAGCTAGGGCTCACCAACGCCCAGGTCATCACCTGGTTCCAGAACCGCCGCGCCAAGCTCAAGAGAGACCTGGAGGAGATGAAGGCCGACGTGGAATCGGCCAAAAAGCTGGGCCCCAACCCCGCCGTGGACATCGTGGCCTTGGCCGAGCTGGAGCCCAGCGCCGAGGGAAGGGGCAAGGCACGGCCCgggtccccgccgccgccccccgccgccgcccgggaGCCCggcgctccgccgccgccccgccccgcctcGCCCCCCACGGAGCGGCCCCGCAGCCGCCGGGacagcgaggaggaggaggaggaggaggaggaggacgtGGAGATCGACGTGGATGACTGA